TGAATTCTACAGAAAGCATATGATCTGCTACTATACATGAATTGGAATTCCTTAACAGAGAAAATACAATGTGTTGTATTAATGCTGGGTAGTATTACATTAGTACTCTatgataatttaaaattgaatgtcgtattataaagatttttattaataacagcAGAAGCATGCAACATAAAAACCATAAACAGATGAGAAGAAAATGGGAAGAGCAGAAcaagttttattttttccacAATAATATCGTATACATAGTCACATGTTTCATTCATATCAAAGTGAATTTATTATCGCTGTCTTCCAAATTACAATACACAGTCTCAACAAGTTCATTCTCCATTTACGttgtaaaacaaaataaaagtcCTACAAACATACTTAAAATCACATCCACTTGTATACTGTCATAGGAAACATGCACATTGGCAATTGGTAAGCAACCGTACATCACAGTAAAAGATTACCCATTATCAAACACTTGTATCGTGAAATTTGACACTTCATGTTTATGAAGATTCAAAAAGCTcaactcaaactcataaaaaGTTTAACTACTGCAAAAgtaatattttgtaaaaatgtAAAGTGGTGTTCTTCTAGTAAGTTTTCCAAATCAACAACACCTTAGTGATAATCCTCTCACCTTTAATGACTTACACCAATCACTCCTCCTGTTGTTTTAACATGAAATGAATAGAATTAATAGAAACATATTAACACAAATAGAGCTTGACCAGACATTCTGCTATGGAACATATTCAAACATAACCTTGGGAAATGAAACGCAACAAACAGAACTGTCCCTAATTACTCATCAATCCAGTAAAAAACATGCACAATATAATGCCAGTTGGGAAAATACATAAAACACATTAAGACAACAGAACACCTTAGAACTTGAGCACAAATAATGCATCTTAGTTTTCAAGGCTTCCTTATTTTCTACAACAATTATTTATCTGTTCTACAACAATTATTTATCTGTGATATTTACCTGTGATATTTATCGCATCTAGACTTAGATTCAAGTTTTTATTCAATCAATTTTAATTGTTAAATAGTTACTCTGCTTTGATTCTTCAAGTTCATAGATaattttgcattttttattagatattttatttttatctctaagaACAACATAATCATGGACTTGCACGGTGAGCCTCAGTTGTAGaactaaatacaaaatataatttgtcgaggactaaataaaaatatacttgGTCTTACTTAAGTGATGAAGTCTTGCCAAGGGTCACGTTATCACAAAActatgaaagaaaataaaaaaaagactaaATAAGTGCTTTATGATTGATTTATGGATTTAGATCTATGCTTGTTTAGTTTAGAATTTCTTTTCTCTGATCTGCCCTACATAATATTCAAACATTCTgcattatttttagttttcataTCTTCCGCTTTTTGAGATTTCTTTATTTGAATTGAGCACTGCACATGAAAAGTGATTGTTTGATCTCTTCCAAACGAGCCTTATCTTCATTCTAGAAGTGTTCAGATGAATTTGGTAGAGCATTAAAAAGAATACGAGCCTTATCTTCATTCTAGAGTTTCATTTCAAGATTAGGCACAGTGGCAGAAGAAATACATAAGTGCATCTTTACAGGGTTTTAAAACAACAAACTACCACCGAAACCATGTATTGAATTGCAAATATCTTCTGCTACTTATAGCACCGTGACCATACAAAATTTAGTAACTAACCATTTCTTATCGATATGTTGTTTCTTAAATGATATCTTGCAGCCTAATAGATATATCCTTTCAGAAATGCAAACACAAAGAATTGAATCTAAACTTTAAGCCTACACAGTTATTTTGAATCAAATTCATGAGTGTCCACACTGGTGTTAGTaagaaattttttcaaaatcaatttttatacatgttaaataaacaattcaaaataaaattttgttcaTGTTAAGAAAACAATCACAAATCTTTCTTACCACTTACacgtttaaaaacaattcaacaaacaatatttgatcataaacaaattcaaattttattccaATTTAAGGCACGTGGAACACCATATAGCAGATAACAATTTGAAATCACTTTCGAAAGTACCATCAATGACTACATGGAGAACAAGagcaaagaaaaattaaaagaatgatGCATACCTGAGGATTGATCTTCTTAGAATCACCGTTAAGCTTATTCATAGCATCATGCATGCAATCCAGATCAACCACATCAAAGACTTCAGCAAAATCCTAAGGAGAGgagaaaaaaaagattaaaGAAAGAATAGAAATGAATTTATATCAGGCATTAAATCATCTAGAAATTGGATATAAAAAAACTGATTTCCTTTTACTACTTTATCTGGACAAAAACATTACTGACTAAGACTTGGTACAGTACGTGCAAAACATCAACCATAAAAGTGGGGAATACTGAAACCTTGTTTTATTATTCAATATATACACTGCGCAAAAGGCTACCCAATTTTGAAGGACAAAGTGACACATTAGGGAGAGAAGTAAACAAAACACTCCTGAATTTACCACAAAAAGTCGGTTTCATTGGGAAAAACAGATGTATTTCTGGAATGTGGTTTATGTATTGCCAATCCTCTCCCGTTTCCCTCTTGCACTGCATCTTCAGATATGGACATTCGCCTATTAATAAAGAAGACAAGTTGGTGAGGCGTTGAATGCTACTCGGTAGTGACCTCAACTCCCTACATAACGAAATCTCTAATTTTTTGAAGGGAAGTCATATCTCCCACCCACTCCGGCAATGAAATAGATTTGCAATTTATTATATACAAAGTTCGTAGGGAGGGGACACATTGTAAGCCATACGGTAATGTGGAGAAACTTGTTacgaaagtggactttaagcctaactcaaccccataaaaccggcttatagggttgaggtttgcacccacttatatacaatgaaaggctctaatctctagtcgatgtgggatctccaacacacccccctcacgccgagactgccaactcgtgcgtgggactatatattttgtgTGGTctgatagcggcccgatagcgggtggcacgataggcccaacacaaacactcgctaggataggctcgaaatgactctgataccatgttacgaaagtggactttaagcctaactcaaccccataaaaccgactcatagggttgaggtttgcacccacttataaaAATGGCCAATTGCAGTAAAAGAGCAATAAAAGAGAGAGCCAAAAACAAGAACCGTGAATACAGAGAAGTTCAGAGAAAGAGTGAGGAGAAGatttgagagagagaaaaaatgagAGAAAGAGGATTTCATTAATTGATTAATGAAAAATGTACAGTACATTGTGTTATGCATAAGGTAAAACAATATAGGCACACGTAAGAGCCCAAAGACCCAAAAGGgcccaaaaacagaaaacagaaaaaaatataatggttGCAGTAACAGAAAATATTCTAATACAAATACAATAACAGAAAGATATTTTAACAtcccccctcaagctgggaatAGATATTTTTCATTCCCAGCTTGGAATATAAGGTCATGAACATCTTAGGTGGTAGAGGTTTCGTGAAAAAATCTGCAGTTTGCATGAAGGAGGAGACAGGAAGCAACTTGATCAGTCCTTGATTGAGTTTTTCTCGAACTACATGGCAGTCAATCTCTATATGCTTTGTTCGTTCGTGGAAAACTTGATTGTGAGCAATCAAGAGCAGGTTGAATGAAGGGAATTCGAAGATCTTGTAAAAGGTAGACCAGCCATTGAATTTCGCATGTGGTAGCAGCTAATGCTCTGTATTATGCTTTAGAGGAGCTTCTTGaaattgtttgttgtttctttgatttccagGAAATTAAAGTCTCACCCAAATATACACAGAAGCCCGGGATGGATTTTCTGGTCTCGGGGCAAGTGGCCCAATCTGAATCGTTGTACGCTTTGATCTGCACAGGAGTATTGTTATGGAGAAAGATACCAGCACCATGTGAGGCCTTTAAATATTTGAGAACATGAAAAGATGCCTGAGAATGAATGTTGGTAGGTGCAAATACAAAATGACTGAGGTGGTTAACAACATAGGCAATATCTGGGCATGTATTGGTAAGGTAAATGAGGCGTCCTACCAGTCTTCTATAGGATGTAGCTTCTTCTTCATTGAGTCTTTCTCCTTTATCAGTAGTGAGGCGAAGAGTATGTGCCATGGGTGTGAGAGAAGGAGCACAAGCAACCATACCAGTTTCTTTAAGGAGATCTAAGGTGTATTTTTGTTGACTAAGGTGGATACCAGTGTTGTTCCTTGCAATTTCGAGGCCTAGAAAGTATGTAAGATCCCCTAAATTCTTGATGCAGAAATGCTGATGAAGCAAGGTTGTGATTTGATTAATTTCAGCAAGGTTGTTCCCAATTAAGACtatgtcatccacatagacaAGAAGTGCAGTTATTTTCTCTCCATCATGTTTCAAGAAAAGAGAGTGGTCAGCAGTGGAGATATTATAGTTATGAGATTTGAGGAAATTGGAAAGTTTGGCATACCATTGGCGTCCGGCTTGCTTGAGGCCATACAGAGACCTTTGAAGTTTGCACACTTATTTCTATTTGCTACTGGAAAACCAGGGGGAAGCTTCATGTAAACTTCTTCATTTAAGTCTCCATGAAGGAAAGCATTGTTCACGTCCAATTGCTTAAGATCCCAATCTTTTGCTGCAGCAAGAGCCAGGAGAAGCCTTAAAGTGGTTAACTTTGCTACTGGTGCAAACGTATCTAAGAAGTCTAGACCCTCcatttgattgtagcctttcGCTACTAGCCTGGCTTTATATCTTTCTATAGTACCATTTgagtgatatttgatcttgtaAACCCATCTACAACCAATGGCAGATTTTCCAGGGGGAAGATCTGTAATACTCCAGGTCTGATTAGCTGCAAGGGCTGCTAACTCATTCTGCATTGCTTGGACCCAAAAAGGATTTTGAATGGCTGCCTCATAGTTTTGAGGCTCATCATGAGAAGAGATCGACATTATGGTATGTCTAAAATTAGAGGATaaggaattaaaattaatgtaagTTTGTATGGGATACTTGGTACTAACCTGATTACTGCTAGTATGGAAGTCTTGCAAATAGATTGGCATCCTTCTATTACGGTCAGATCTTCTGAGGGTAACAGCAGGCACGTCATTGTTATCAACACAAAGATCATCATCATTTTTATCAGGAGAACTATGGTCATTATGCAGATTTATGTCATCATAAGTTTGAGCATAGTGTTGTGGTATGGGAAGCGAAAGACTGTTGggatctttttcatttttcaaaagatatggaaaacaattttcataaaaaacaacattCCTGGAAACTtcaattttgtgattttttaagTTTAGAAAGACAAAACCTTTGGTGTGTGGTTTAAAACCAAGAAAGACACCAGGAACAGCGCGACTGTCCAGCTTCTTTCTATGAGCAACAAGAGTAGAGGAATAGCACAAACAACCAAAGATACGCAAGTCAGAAATGTCACACAACTTTCCATGCAATTTTTCATATGGTGTTTCATTTTTTAGCAAAGGAGTAGGAATACaattaattaagaaaacagcatgTTGGACAGCAAAATTCCAGAAATTAGCAGGGAGTTTGGAATGAAAAAGGAGAGATCTTGTAACGTTTAAAATATGTTGATGCTTTcgttcaacaacaccattttgctCGGGTGTTTCTATGCATGAAGTTTGATGTAAAATGCCCTTTGAAGCAAAAAAATCTTTCATCACAAATTCAACACCATTATCAGTACGAATAGATTTGACTTTTGTTTGAAAGTGATTTTCAACGTAAGAGACAAAACTCACAACATTAGCTCTAACTTCAGACTTATTTTGCATAGAAAAAATCGAAGTAAAGCgggaaaaatcatcaacaacaGTGAGAAAATATCTATGGTCGTGCATAGAGATAACAGAACAAGGACCCCATACATCCATGtgaattaaatcaaatatatgTGCAGAATGAGTAGTGCTAAGAGAAAATGGCAGTTTCTTTTGTTTAGCTTGGTGACAAGCATCACAAAAATAAGACTTTTCAACAGATATATCAGGATAGTAGGTTTGTAAAATCTTTAGTCTCTCATCAGAAGGATGACCTAATCTTTGATGCCAAAGACCAACAGTTTTAGTTATACAATTTAAGAGAGGAGGAACATGCTGTGAAATGGATCTATCTAAACAATATAAGCCACCAATCAAATCAGCTGAACCAATCCTGTCTCTGGTTCTGCTGTCCTGTATGATACACTTGTTAGAGCAGAAAGTTAAATGACATTGAAGGCAAGAAGTAAGTTTTGATATAGAGattagattgaaaaaaaaagctGGAACATATAGAACATTTGTGAGGCTAATTTTGTCATTGAGATTAACAGTTCCTGAATAATTGGAAGTAACATAGTGGCCATTGGGTAATTTTATGAGAATTGGATTGATACGATGATAGATGGAAAAATCGGATAAAGTAAAACAAACATGATCTGTTGCTCCAGAATCTAAAATCcaagtatatttatttaatgaagGAATCTTTAAGGCATGTGTGTTACATGCAGAGCTAGAGTCCCGGTCTTGTTGACTTGTATCAGCAGCAAAAGACCCAACCTGATTCACTTGAACTTGTCCAGCAGAGGTGTTTGCTTGTTTGAGAAGGTTGGTTAAGATTTGATATTGCTGCTGAGTAAAATGAGTATCGCCATTCTCATTGTTGTTGGAATCATACTCCTCTTGGGTGGCAATGTTGTTGACAGAATAATTTTTACCATTTTGGAATTTGTAACCGGGTGGGTAACCATGCTTCTTATAACATGTATCAACAGTGTGGCCAGTTCTGTTGCAGTGTGTGCAGACCTTTCTATTACTATTGTGACTGACCTTTTTCTCATTCTGATTGGGAAAACCATGTTTCTTAAAACACACTCTATCATTATGACCATTCTTACCACAAAAGGAGCAAACAACATAAGACTGCACATTACTCTTGTTAACCATGGGTTGAACATTCTTTATATTAGCAATCAAAGCATTACTACTCAATTGTCGCTCTTGTTGAGCTACTAAAGAAAAGATTTTTGATATAGGTGGGACAGGTTCCATTAAAAGGACATGGGATTTAACGTTGCTATACTGATCATTTAGACCTCTCAAAAATTGCATGGCTTGGTCTTCTCTTTTTCGTTGAGAAACAATAGAGGAAATATTGTAAGTACAATTCTTGCAGATGCAAACAGATTCGGGTCTGAAATTTTCCAACTCATCCCAAATCACCCTTAACTTTGTAAAATAGTCGGTTATTGAGAGCTCACCTTGGTTTAAGGAGGATGCCTCCATTTGGAGGTCAGAAATGCGTGAGAGGTCACCTTGAGAATATCAACTTTGTCCATCCAGACGATGCTTTGACGAATGGGGACGGAAATAGAGTGGACCAGCCACGAGACCACCATGTTGTTGCACCGATTCCATGCCGAGAAGGTGGAATCTGTCTTTGCTGGTTGTGTAGCGGTTCCATCTACGAACTCGAGTTTATCCTTAGCGCTTAACACCGTGAGCATCAACCGACTCCATGGATGATAATTGCTAGGGTCCAACACCGACGAGACAAGAGGAGTCACTGGATTCTCGCTTGGATGAAGATACAGATAACTTGGGGCtgatttctcctcttccttCTTCATCCCGAGAGGTAAATCTGTTCAAAAGAAACCAAATCAAGGATTaagattagaagaaaaaaaaaacagaacaagAAAAAAcgagaaatcaaagaaaaatagaGGAGGGGCGGAAGAGtgaaagagaagggaaagaaaGATCGGTGAGACAGGATCAATGAGGAATCAGAGATGAAGCGCAGCAGAGCTCTTCCAAGAAGAGCTTTGATACCATCACAAAAATGGTCAATTGCAGTAAAAGAGGAATAAAAGAGAGAGCCAAAAACAAGAACCGTGAATACCGAGAAGTTCAGAGAAAGAGTGAGGAGAAGctttgagagagagaaaaaatgagagaaaaaggATTTCATTAATTGATTAATGAAAAATGTACAGTACATTGTGTTATGCAGAAGGTAAAACAATATAGGCACACGTAAGAGCCCAAAGACCCAAAAGGgcccaaaaacagaaaacagacAAAATATAATGGTTGCAGTAATAGAAAATATTCTAATACAAATACAATAACAGAAAGATATTTTAACAAAACTCCCAATTGTGACCGTCTGAAGGGCAGTTAGTTGGCTCATATTGCTTGGTAGAGCCACCAGCTCTGGACAAGACCAGATACTTAAATTCTCCAAACATATTAAATGTCGCACACCTTTgagaaaatgattttaatttctCACACTTGTAAATACTCAACTTTTAAGTGGTAAGGTAGTACCATGACTCCTTTAATCACCCTAATATCCAGGGTCTTTAGACACCCCATATTCTCCCCAACCCCTTCAATGAAGGAAGTCGCTGCGTCAATTCTCCTAGCATATAGCTTCTCAGCAGAAGGAAGATGTGGGACTTTAAGGTTCATCACACCATCAATTCTTAATTGGGAGAGACGAGGGACCATCTCTATTCCTTCATCTCTCAACAACCTCTCCAAAGTTGGTAAATTCTCCACCCTCAATTCCTCCAACGATGGAAATGCCTTCTCTTCCACAGCTTCATACGACTCACCATCTATCCACTTCACATTTTTCATTCCACGCACGTCTAGCCTTTTCAACTGTGGTAGTTTACCAAGTGGAGGAAGCTCCTCACAGTTGTCACAATCCAAGAGTTTAACTTCCACCAAGTCTCTCAGAACTGCACCATTTCTCATCCAACTCGATAACTGTCTTCCCTTATACCCTTTCATCACGAAACTCTTCAGAGTTGAGGGAGGTTGCAGGGCTCCCAGTACTCTCTCAACGTTAACATTACTACCTTCTGAATTAGCACTACCACCCCATGACAAGTGTAGGATATTCAAGTCCTTCTTACCAATTAAATTTGCTTGTTTAGCATCCCATTCATTCGGGACGTTCTCAAGGCCTTCGATTCTCAGCGTGCCTCCCAACTTTAAGCTATGCAACTCTGTTAACTCACACCCTGCCTTTGAACCCACAATGTAAGTGCTCAGTGTTCTtagatgcctcaacttgccaaTATTCGGAGGCATCTCTGATATTGACTCACACTTATTAATCACAATATGTCTTAGATCCTGTAATTGGGTTAATTCTTTGGGCAACCTAAGTTGGCTCATATTTTCTAGTTTCAATATTTGCAATTTTGGCAACTGACAAATTGAATTAAGCAAGCATGCCTTCGAACTCCAACGCACACTCAAGTATCTCAAATGTGCTAAATCATTCCGTGGAGACAACACAAAATAACTAATGCATAATGCTCGGAGACAACGGGTTGATGGCACCAGGCCAGTATtaccaaaatcaagaaaagtCCGGAGGGACTCAACTTTCTTGAATGCAGCCATATCTACAGAGATATTAGAACTTAACACGTGCAAATGGTGAACTCTAGTTGACAATTGAGTCAACCTTCCTTTCTCAATAATCATACATTCTTCACCCATAATAGACTGGGCAAGATCATGAAATAGATCATACATCTTGCAACTTCCAATCATACCAATCTCATCAGACTGTGCTTCTTGAAAAAATGATCTACGGTCTAATTTTTTCCACACTTTATTTCCAACATCCTCCACTTCTACGTTTCCTTCAGATTTAATAAATCCATTAGCCATCCAAAGATGAATTACTTCTTCCTTGACTATTTCAAAATCTTTGGGGAAAATTGCACAAAAAGAAAAGCATCTCCTCAGAGACAACTCCAAATTAGAATAGCTCAGTTTCAAAGCACGCATGATAGAATTTTCCTCACGTATATTCCAAATCTcactttcttttacattttccCATTGGCTTACCTCACTTTCATCACGCAGAAGGCTTCCTAGTGTTTTGATTGCAAGTGGCGAACCAACGCATTTTCTCACTATCTCTCTGCCAATTGCCACGAGCTCTTctatttcttctttgttttgtcCAAACGCATGGTGTTTGAACAATTACCAACTGTCGTCATCcgataattttttcaaaagataCGCAGGGtgtgtctccatggtggaagcaACTTCCTCGAGTCCAGTGGTGACCAAAATAGTAGC
The sequence above is a segment of the Phaseolus vulgaris cultivar G19833 chromosome 2, P. vulgaris v2.0, whole genome shotgun sequence genome. Coding sequences within it:
- the LOC137811164 gene encoding putative disease resistance protein RGA4, whose amino-acid sequence is MRALKLSYSNLELSLRRCFSFCAIFPKDFEIVKEEVIHLWMANGFIKSEGNVEVEDVGNKVWKKLDRRSFFQEAQSDEIGMIGSCKMYDLFHDLAQSIMGEECMIIEKGRLTQLSTRVHHLHVLSSNISVDMAAFKKVESLRTFLDFGNTGLVPSTRCLRALCISYFVLSPRNDLAHLRYLSVRWSSKACLLNSICQLPKLQILKLENMSQLRLPKELTQLQDLRHIVINKCESISEMPPNIGKLRHLRTLSTYIVGSKAGCELTELHSLKLGGTLRIEGLENVPNEWDAKQANLIGKKDLNILHLSWGGSANSEGSNVNVERVLGALQPPSTLKSFVMKGYKGRQLSSWMRNGAVLRDLVEVKLLDCDNCEELPPLGKLPQLKRLDVRGMKNVKWIDGESYEAVEEKAFPSLEELRVENLPTLERLLRDEGIEMVPRLSQLRIDGVMNLKVPHLPSAEKLYARRIDAATSFIEGVGENMGCLKTLDIRVIKGVMVLPYHLKVEYLQV